One Malaclemys terrapin pileata isolate rMalTer1 chromosome 7, rMalTer1.hap1, whole genome shotgun sequence genomic region harbors:
- the LOC128840760 gene encoding uncharacterized protein LOC128840760 isoform X1: MSGLPPHAERPADRAAGWMVPLTWGSDSQREPLLRLPCSRDHSPPCIRRSHSAVWSSSPTAAQPARRNGSGLSKLTPKALPQGFWAVHPYSLLHAAANSSSLPPPSRRLSQIRRRKKRTRDEMFSEIMESSRSDRAHLNEWKETVSKYRKEASEREDRRDQREDRRDARDERWRQEDQRRQDATLGLLREQTDMLRRLVELQERLLENRLPLQPLFHPPHVPYPPHPDV; encoded by the exons atgtccggacttcccccccatgcagagcgcccggctgacagggcagccggctggatggtgccacttacatggggctccgacagccagagagagcccctcctccgcctcccctgcagcagagatcactcccctccctgcattcgcagatcgcattcggcagtctggagctcctcccccactgctgcccagcctgcccggAGGAACGGCTCAGGCCTGAGCAAGCtcactccaaaagccttgccacaaggtttctgggcagtgcatccttattccctcctccatg cagctgcaaattcctcaagcctccctcctccatcccgaaggttatcacagataaggcgtcgtaagaagagaacgcgagacgagatgttttctgaaattatggaatccagccgcagtgacagagctcatctgaatgagtggaaggaaacagtttcaaagtataggaaagaagccagtgaacgtgaggacaggagggaccaacgtgaagacaggagggacgctcgagatgagaggtggcggcaggaagaccagaggaggcaggatgcaacgctggggctgctgcgtgagcaaacagacatgctccggcgtctggtggagcttcaggaacggctgctggaaaacagactgccgcttcagcccctgttccaccctccccatgttccgtatcctcctcacccagacgtgtaa